The DNA sequence tgcaatttaagcttctgcactttaattacttgcaatttaagtttctgctCTTATTATTCTGCAATTTAACTTCTATTCATTTATATTTcgtgcactttaagtttctcgccaatttacattctgcaacaCCAATTCAATTATGATTTCGTTCAACCAAAACACTTCTCCAATTAAAGTTGCTCAACCAaccaatccctgtgggattcgatctcactctatagtgagtttttacttgacgacaatccagtgcacttgccggtagAAAATTGTTGAGAGACAGTTTTCAGGACATCAAGTTTATATGCtcttaattctttttctttgagcCCAAGCTTGTCAAAGTCGGATTTGAATAGGATGTCTGCCGAGCTCCACTTGTTGACCAGCGTTCTGTGGAGGTTGACATTGGCTAGTACGATAGTGATTACCACAAGATCGTCATGCCCGAGGATGACGCCAGTAGCGTCTTCCTTGGTGAAAGAGATTGTGGGAAGGTCAGATGATTTACTCTCTTCTTCAACGTGGTATATTTCTTTAAGGTGCCTTTCACGGGATGATTTTGAGATCTTTCTTCCTGCGAATCCACCGTTGATCATGTGAATGTGCCTCTCTGGGGTTTGAGGGGGGTGTTCAGCTTGTCCTCtctcttcatcccttcttctcttCCTAGGATCGTTCGATCTGTTGGCTAAGAATCGGTCTAGTCTTCCTTCCCGGGCCAATTCTTCTAGGACGTTCTTCAGGTCGTAGCATTCTTTGGTAGGGTGCCCATAAAGCttatggtattcacaatatttcGTCCGACTTCCTCCCCTTTTATGTTTGATTGGATGGGGCGGTGAGATCTTCTCCGCATGGCATATTTTCCTGTAGACATCCACTAAGGATACTCGGGgtggggtgtagttgtggtacttcctgGGTTTCTCGGTAGGTTgatcttattttttctttggttCCTTGTCCTTGTCTCGGGAGGGGTAGGGGAAGCCGATTTTGGAGGTTTCCACTAATCGGGAATTCTCTTCCATATTAATATACTTTTCGTCCCGCTCTTGCACTTTGTTCAAGGAAGTAAGATGCTTCTTGGATATGGACTGGCTgaaaggtccttctcgtaggccgtTGATAAGTCCCATGATTGCTGCTTCGATCGGGAGATTCTGTATGTCGAGGCATGCTTTATTGAATCTCTCCATATAAGCTCGGCAGCTTTCCCGGTCTCCTTGTTTGACTTCGAGTAGGCTTGGAGCATGCTTgatcttgtccttttgaatagaaaATCTGGCTAGGAACTTCTTGGCGAGATCGTCGAAGCAGGTAATTGATCTTGGGGGtagattgtcgaaccacttTATAGCTATTTTGGTGAGAGTGGTTGGGAAGGCTTTGCAGCCAGTTGCATCAGAGGCTTCAGTGAGGTACATCCGACTCTTAAAGTTACTAAGATGTTGGCTTGGATCGGATGCCTCGTCGTAGGGATCCATGTCGGGGGCTTTgaaatccttcggaaccttttCCTTCATAATTTCTTCTGTGAATGGGTCTTGTTCTTTGAGAGGACTAGTCTGCGATTGGATCGGGTGGTTCGggttttgagatcggcttcaAGCTTCTGGAGTTTTTCTTCAAGCTCTCTGTGCCGTCTTGTTTCTCTTTGTAGGTCCCGCTCGGCCTTCCGTTGTCACTCGGCTTCTCGTTCAAGCTGTTTGAGACGGTCTTATTGTTCACGGATGGTGTCTAGTATCTCCGTGTTTGGAGCTCGTTCAATCCAGAAGTATGATTGATGTGAGGTGGGTTTTTCGCCATGGTTGAGGGATGAGTTCCAagttctccggcaacggcgccaatgttccgtgGGTTACCTGAAATATTGAGGTCGATCTCAGACGAGGAGTCCCGATTTGGGTGAGTCAGCTGTGTCCAACTTGTTGGAGCTGAGGTGTCGCCGGTCCTTGATTCCTTGGAGAGACGGGTGGTGGTACCTACAAAAGACTCCAATACTTAAGTTAGCGTGGGCTTTAAataggtttttagtagaattgGAGTATGAGTTTCACCTGAgggctctagtgtatttatagtggtgctTGGCGATCTCCCTTGAGATAAgattgttatcttatcttaccTCTTGTGGTAAGATCATATCTTTTGGAAACCGCTGACGTACGGAATTTAccgattaagaatttaattcaaaaatcaGTGTTGCAAATACAGTTCCTAATCAGTAAAAGTTCCGCGTATCAATTtaaaagagttgtcacaaaatttagaaataaaatactgggagtatgtatccaaggtcgtctcccaacgagttgacaaaagaatgctattttattaatcaaagGTTTTCCAAGAATTTTTAAGAGTTGaagaacagaaaattaaaggatTGTGAATTAAAGCAATGTAAATTAAAGAGATTTATgtattcaaaataaaaaggcCTTGACCGGGGGAATGATTAACTGGAAGTTCTGTCCTTGTTAGATTTTCTCAAGTGTAGTATTAAGAGGTTGTtattttcacttagttaacccttactaaataaaggaaagtcaagtgattgACCTAACCCTTATTcgcaagtcctaatcctctctcTTAGGAAGGATTAGCGTTAGCAAATAGAGAAttagccaacaacttccaatttaACTTATCACTTGagcattccaactcaagggtctcctcTTAA is a window from the Arachis stenosperma cultivar V10309 chromosome 3, arast.V10309.gnm1.PFL2, whole genome shotgun sequence genome containing:
- the LOC130966517 gene encoding uncharacterized protein LOC130966517, which produces MKEKVPKDFKAPDMDPYDEASDPSQHLSNFKSRMYLTEASDATGCKAFPTTLTKIAIKWFDNLPPRSITCFDDLAKKFLARFSIQKDKIKHAPSLLEVKQGDRESCRAYMERFNKACLDIQNLPIEAAIMGLINGLREGPFSQSISKKHLTSLNKVQERDEKYINMEENSRLVETSKIGFPYPSRDKDKEPKKK